The following coding sequences are from one Roseburia hominis A2-183 window:
- a CDS encoding relaxase/mobilization nuclease domain-containing protein, translating to MATFKHISSKNADYGAAEAYLTFEHDEFTMKPTLDENGRLIPREDYRISSLNCGGEDFAVACMRANLRYEKNQKREDVKSHHYIISFDPRDGTDNGLTVDRAQELGEQFCKEHFPGHQALICTHPDGHNHSGNIHVHIVINSLRIYEVPLLPYMDRPADTLEGCKHRCTNAAMEYFKSEVMEMCHREGLYQIDLLNGSKERITEREYWAAKKGQLALDKENAAREAAGQPTKPTKFETDKAKLRRTIRQALSQAGSFDEFSSLLLREGVTVKESRGRLSYLTPDRTKPITARKLGDDFDKAAVLALLTQNAHRAAEQTKAIPEYPAAVKKPLQGEKAAKTTPADNTLQRMVDREAKRAEGKGVGYDRWAAKHNLKQMAATVTAYQQYGFSSPEELDEACSAAYAAMQESLAWLKQVEKTLNGKKELQRQVLAYSKTRPVRDGLKQQKNAKAKAAYRQKHESDFIIADAAARYFRENGISKLPSYKSLQAEIESLIKEKNSGYNDYRAKREEYRRLQTVKGNIDQILRRSEPQRRKEQSHER from the coding sequence TTGGCAACATTCAAACATATCAGCTCTAAAAATGCGGACTATGGCGCAGCGGAAGCCTACCTCACATTTGAGCATGACGAGTTTACCATGAAGCCCACCCTTGATGAAAACGGGCGGCTGATACCGAGGGAGGATTACCGCATTTCTTCCCTCAACTGCGGGGGCGAGGATTTCGCTGTTGCCTGTATGCGAGCCAATCTCCGCTATGAGAAAAACCAAAAACGGGAAGATGTGAAAAGCCACCACTATATCATCAGCTTTGACCCACGGGACGGGACAGACAACGGCTTGACCGTAGACCGGGCGCAGGAGCTGGGCGAGCAGTTCTGCAAGGAGCATTTCCCCGGACACCAAGCCCTAATCTGCACCCACCCGGACGGGCATAACCACAGCGGGAATATCCATGTGCATATCGTCATCAACTCCCTGCGGATTTACGAAGTCCCGCTTCTGCCCTACATGGACAGACCAGCCGACACGCTGGAGGGCTGCAAGCACCGCTGCACCAACGCCGCTATGGAATATTTCAAGAGCGAAGTCATGGAAATGTGCCACCGGGAGGGGCTTTACCAAATCGACCTCTTGAACGGCAGCAAGGAACGGATAACCGAACGGGAATACTGGGCGGCAAAGAAAGGGCAGCTTGCCCTTGACAAAGAGAACGCCGCCAGAGAAGCCGCCGGACAGCCGACCAAGCCCACCAAGTTTGAAACGGACAAGGCGAAGCTGCGCCGGACGATACGGCAGGCACTTTCCCAAGCTGGCAGCTTTGACGAGTTTTCTTCCCTTTTGCTGCGGGAGGGTGTGACCGTCAAGGAGAGCCGGGGGCGGCTTTCCTACCTCACGCCGGACAGGACAAAGCCTATCACAGCCCGAAAGCTGGGGGACGATTTTGACAAGGCTGCTGTCCTTGCCCTGCTCACGCAGAACGCCCACAGAGCTGCCGAACAGACCAAAGCCATACCCGAATACCCTGCCGCAGTTAAAAAGCCGTTACAAGGGGAAAAAGCTGCAAAAACCACCCCGGCAGACAACACCTTGCAGCGCATGGTTGACCGGGAAGCCAAGCGAGCCGAGGGCAAGGGCGTGGGCTATGACCGCTGGGCGGCAAAGCACAACCTAAAGCAAATGGCAGCTACCGTTACCGCCTATCAGCAGTACGGCTTTTCCTCCCCGGAGGAACTGGACGAAGCCTGTTCTGCCGCCTATGCCGCCATGCAGGAAAGCCTTGCGTGGTTGAAGCAGGTGGAAAAGACGCTGAACGGGAAAAAGGAGCTGCAACGGCAGGTGCTTGCCTATTCCAAGACCCGCCCTGTCCGGGACGGGCTGAAACAGCAGAAAAACGCCAAAGCAAAAGCAGCCTACCGTCAGAAGCATGAAAGTGACTTTATCATAGCAGACGCAGCCGCCCGCTATTTCAGGGAGAACGGCATTTCCAAGCTGCCGAGCTATAAATCCCTGCAAGCAGAGATTGAAAGCCTTATCAAAGAGAAAAACAGCGGCTACAACGATTACCGGGCAAAACGGGAGGAGTACCGCCGCTTGCAGACTGTCAAGGGCAATATCGACCAGATTTTACGCCGGAGCGAGCCGCAGCGCAGAAAGGAGCAGAGCCATGAACGGTAA
- a CDS encoding plasmid mobilization protein, with translation MKRYNTPHRSRVVKTRMTEEEYAEFAQRLSAYHMSQAEFIRQAITGAAIRPIITVSPINDELLAAVGKLTAEYGRIGGNLNQIARTLNEWHSPYPQLAGEIRAAVSDLAALKFEVLQKVGDAVGNIQTYQL, from the coding sequence ATGAAACGATACAACACGCCGCACCGCAGCCGGGTAGTCAAAACACGCATGACCGAGGAAGAATACGCCGAGTTTGCCCAGCGGCTTTCTGCTTACCACATGAGCCAAGCCGAGTTTATCCGGCAAGCCATAACCGGGGCAGCCATACGCCCCATCATAACCGTTTCCCCCATCAATGACGAGCTGCTTGCCGCTGTCGGGAAGCTGACCGCCGAATACGGGAGGATCGGCGGCAACTTAAACCAGATAGCCCGGACGCTGAACGAGTGGCACAGTCCCTATCCGCAGCTTGCCGGGGAAATACGGGCGGCGGTTTCCGACCTTGCCGCCCTAAAGTTTGAAGTCTTGCAGAAAGTGGGTGACGCTGTTGGCAACATTCAAACATATCAGCTCTAA
- a CDS encoding Maff2 family mobile element protein, with product MAFFSSAIDTLQTLVIALGAGLGVWGVVNLLEGYGSDNPGSNAHVR from the coding sequence ATGGCATTTTTCTCATCTGCAATCGACACTTTACAGACCCTCGTTATCGCTCTCGGCGCTGGCCTTGGCGTATGGGGTGTGGTCAATCTGCTGGAGGGCTACGGCTCGGATAACCCGGGCTCCAATGCTCATGTGCGGTAA
- a CDS encoding transposon-encoded TnpW family protein yields the protein MNKEPRTMQMADAAAAARAPENTPAMVKKIGKTTYKVHVHFSNTSTETMSDKIKRMLKNEIQQM from the coding sequence ATGAACAAAGAACCCCGTACTATGCAGATGGCAGACGCCGCTGCTGCGGCCAGAGCGCCGGAAAACACGCCAGCGATGGTAAAGAAAATCGGCAAGACGACCTACAAGGTTCATGTCCATTTCAGCAATACCAGCACAGAAACCATGAGCGATAAAATCAAGCGTATGCTCAAAAATGAAATTCAGCAGATGTGA
- a CDS encoding ATP-binding protein: protein MIEITAEIRAFIDKAAAGVELAEDEYIDPSDGLIHCKKCGGQRQTVVPCFGKSGYFMPHCICQCQREAEEQRKAAEERQRRMERIKRRKAQGLQDRYLYDYTFSNDNRQNPLMDKAHAYVENWKEAYKSNIGLLLFGDVGTGKSFFAGCIANALLDQDVPVLMTNFPTILNRLTGMFSEDRSEFIASFDEYDLLIIDDLGVERSTEYAMEQMFFVIDSRYRSRRPMIITTNLKLSELKNPPDLAHARIYDRILERCAPILFDGKNFREENAGVTRQAAKDIVNSKHD, encoded by the coding sequence ATGATTGAGATTACCGCAGAAATCCGGGCATTCATCGACAAGGCAGCTGCCGGTGTGGAATTGGCTGAGGACGAGTATATAGACCCGTCAGACGGGCTCATTCACTGTAAGAAATGCGGCGGCCAGAGGCAGACCGTTGTGCCATGCTTCGGGAAATCCGGCTACTTTATGCCGCACTGCATCTGCCAGTGCCAGCGGGAGGCTGAGGAGCAGCGCAAGGCTGCTGAAGAACGGCAGCGCCGCATGGAGCGTATCAAACGCCGAAAGGCACAGGGCCTGCAAGACCGTTATCTGTACGACTACACATTTTCCAATGATAACAGGCAAAACCCATTGATGGACAAGGCTCATGCCTATGTGGAGAACTGGAAAGAGGCATATAAGAGCAATATCGGGCTTTTACTGTTTGGAGATGTGGGAACCGGCAAGTCTTTTTTCGCCGGATGTATTGCCAACGCTCTACTTGACCAGGATGTGCCGGTGCTGATGACGAACTTCCCCACCATTCTGAACCGCCTGACAGGGATGTTCTCTGAGGACAGGTCAGAGTTTATTGCCAGCTTTGACGAATATGACCTGCTTATCATTGACGATCTGGGTGTAGAGCGCAGTACCGAATATGCTATGGAGCAGATGTTTTTCGTCATCGACAGCCGCTATCGCAGCCGAAGACCCATGATTATCACAACAAACTTGAAACTGTCCGAGCTGAAAAATCCGCCTGATCTGGCCCACGCCCGTATCTATGACCGTATTTTGGAACGGTGTGCGCCGATCCTCTTTGACGGGAAGAATTTCCGGGAAGAAAATGCCGGTGTCACCCGACAGGCAGCAAAAGACATTGTAAACAGTAAGCACGATTGA
- a CDS encoding phage replisome organizer N-terminal domain-containing protein, protein MSDNRKYYYLKLKENYFDDDSIVLLESMQDGVLYSNILLKLYLKSLKHGGRLQLDEDIPYTAQMIATITRQQIGTVERALQIFLKLGLVEVLDSGTFYMSNIELLIGQSSTEAERKRAARLQNKALSALRTSGGHLSDIRPPEIEIELEKEIEIKREIEKVRPETGHPSHTYGRYQNVFLTDEELADLQVSFPAVWEQYIEKLSEYMASTGKRYQSHAATIRRWAGEDAKKTVTPSRNRDYSVKEDETV, encoded by the coding sequence ATGTCAGACAATCGAAAATATTATTACCTGAAACTCAAAGAAAACTATTTTGATGATGATTCCATCGTGCTGCTGGAAAGTATGCAGGACGGTGTGCTGTATTCCAACATTCTGCTCAAGCTGTACCTGAAATCGCTGAAACATGGCGGGCGGCTCCAGCTTGACGAGGACATCCCTTACACAGCGCAGATGATCGCTACCATTACCCGCCAGCAGATCGGCACTGTGGAGAGAGCCTTGCAGATCTTTTTGAAGCTGGGTCTTGTGGAAGTGCTGGACAGCGGCACATTCTACATGAGCAACATCGAACTTTTAATAGGCCAGTCCTCTACCGAGGCCGAGCGAAAGCGGGCTGCAAGGCTTCAAAATAAGGCTCTTTCTGCGCTCCGGACAAGTGGCGGACATTTGTCCGACATTCGTCCACCAGAGATAGAGATAGAGTTAGAGAAAGAGATAGAGATAAAGAGAGAGATAGAGAAGGTACGCCCTGAAACGGGGCACCCTTCCCACACCTATGGCCGTTACCAGAATGTTTTCCTGACGGATGAAGAACTGGCAGACTTGCAGGTCAGCTTTCCTGCTGTATGGGAACAGTACATCGAAAAGCTGTCCGAGTACATGGCTTCTACTGGCAAGCGTTATCAGAGCCATGCAGCGACCATCCGGCGTTGGGCCGGTGAGGACGCTAAAAAAACGGTCACACCCTCACGCAACCGGGATTACAGCGTAAAGGAGGATGAAACTGTATGA
- a CDS encoding cysteine-rich VLP domain-containing protein: MKNNKTEPIPVMDYRQYRRARKLVHECCNYIAGNCIALDDGEECICVQSISYSLLCRWFRAAVLPQDKELETALFHRLNAKKCAVCGALFTPGSNRAKYCPECAARMKRINAAKRKRKQREKCHALGAEKPL; this comes from the coding sequence ATGAAGAACAACAAGACTGAACCTATCCCTGTCATGGATTACCGCCAGTACCGCAGAGCGCGGAAACTGGTGCATGAGTGCTGCAACTACATTGCCGGAAACTGTATCGCCCTGGACGATGGGGAGGAATGTATCTGTGTCCAGTCCATTTCCTACTCCCTGTTGTGCAGGTGGTTTCGGGCGGCGGTATTGCCGCAGGATAAGGAACTGGAAACGGCGCTGTTCCACCGGCTGAATGCTAAGAAATGCGCCGTATGCGGGGCGCTGTTTACCCCCGGTTCTAACCGGGCTAAATACTGCCCGGAATGTGCCGCACGCATGAAGCGGATTAACGCCGCAAAGCGCAAGCGGAAACAACGGGAGAAATGTCACGCTTTAGGGGCTGAAAAACCCTTGTAA
- a CDS encoding type II toxin-antitoxin system RelB/DinJ family antitoxin, translating into MAGNTTNISIRMDADLKAQADALFTELGMNLTTAFNIFVRQSLREGGIPFEVRLEQPNKETVAAMLEAERIAKDPSVKGYNDLDELFADLKR; encoded by the coding sequence ATGGCTGGAAATACCACAAACATCAGTATCCGCATGGACGCAGATTTGAAAGCGCAGGCGGACGCACTGTTTACGGAACTTGGCATGAACCTGACTACGGCGTTTAACATCTTTGTGCGCCAGTCGCTTCGTGAAGGCGGCATTCCCTTTGAAGTAAGGCTGGAACAGCCGAACAAAGAAACGGTTGCTGCCATGCTGGAAGCGGAAAGGATTGCAAAAGACCCGTCTGTAAAGGGCTACAATGACCTTGACGAGTTATTTGCTGACCTGAAAAGATGA
- a CDS encoding type II toxin-antitoxin system YafQ family toxin translates to MKETKYTVKYTTSFKKDYKRAIKRGLKIELLEQVVALLAMGEPLPDKNRDHDLSGDWAGHRECHILPDWLLVYRIEDDVLVLTLARTGTHSDLFGK, encoded by the coding sequence ATGAAAGAAACCAAATATACCGTCAAGTACACGACCAGTTTCAAAAAGGACTACAAACGAGCCATCAAGCGTGGCTTGAAGATTGAGCTGCTGGAGCAGGTCGTAGCATTGCTGGCAATGGGCGAACCGCTGCCGGATAAGAACCGTGACCATGACCTGTCCGGCGATTGGGCAGGTCATCGGGAATGTCATATTCTCCCGGACTGGCTGCTTGTCTATCGCATAGAGGATGATGTTCTGGTGCTGACGCTGGCCCGCACCGGCACACACAGCGACTTGTTCGGCAAATAA
- the mobQ gene encoding MobQ family relaxase codes for MFPIDFCHIPVSIIKRSAGRSAVAAAAYRSGTKLTNEWDGMTHDYTRKGGIVHAEIMLPAHAPPEFADRSILWNSVEQIEKARDSQLAREIEAALPRELSGEQQLALVRTYVKDNFVDKGMCADFAIHDKGTGNPHVHIMLTLRPLKENGQWGAKCRKAYDLDENGQRIPDGKGGWKNHREDTTNWNDKGNVEIWRAAWAAYTNRALESAGRPERIDHRSYKRQGIDKIPSVHLGPAASQMEKRGIRTDKGEVNRQIAADNKLLKEIKARITRLYRWSKDEAEKPQTQQSSLTALWEAQQQLNTSRTRTGKIRALQESAALFSFLQANGIQSMQQLHEKIADMNIRYYDLRGKIVKAERRIAALTERGEMWEQYNQYKSIHKQLAKVKPEKREQFEQRHSRELILYDAAARYLKELKDSGEAITPKAWQREIDQLTAGKQTDTLSMKSMREDLKAVERLRKTADQLSRQERDKSHDRGPER; via the coding sequence GTGTTCCCCATAGATTTCTGTCATATCCCCGTCAGTATCATCAAGCGCAGCGCAGGCCGTTCTGCCGTTGCCGCAGCTGCTTACCGCAGCGGAACCAAGTTGACAAATGAATGGGACGGAATGACCCACGACTACACCCGGAAAGGCGGCATTGTCCATGCGGAGATCATGCTTCCTGCCCACGCCCCGCCGGAATTTGCAGACCGTTCTATCCTCTGGAACAGCGTGGAGCAAATCGAGAAAGCAAGGGACAGCCAGCTTGCCCGTGAGATCGAGGCAGCTCTGCCCCGTGAACTGTCCGGTGAACAGCAGCTTGCCCTTGTGCGCACCTATGTGAAGGACAACTTTGTAGACAAAGGAATGTGTGCTGACTTTGCTATCCATGACAAGGGAACCGGTAACCCTCATGTCCATATCATGCTGACGCTCCGGCCTCTGAAAGAAAATGGACAGTGGGGCGCAAAGTGCCGCAAGGCATACGATCTGGACGAGAATGGACAGCGTATCCCGGATGGGAAAGGCGGCTGGAAAAATCACAGAGAGGATACGACCAACTGGAACGATAAAGGAAATGTGGAGATTTGGCGGGCAGCGTGGGCGGCCTACACCAATCGGGCGCTGGAATCTGCCGGCAGACCGGAGCGCATTGACCACCGCAGCTACAAGCGGCAGGGCATTGATAAGATTCCCTCTGTCCATCTGGGGCCAGCCGCCAGCCAAATGGAAAAGCGCGGCATCCGCACCGACAAGGGAGAAGTAAACCGGCAGATTGCCGCTGACAACAAGCTGCTGAAAGAAATCAAAGCCCGCATTACCCGTCTTTATCGCTGGTCGAAAGATGAAGCGGAAAAACCACAAACACAGCAAAGCAGCTTGACCGCCTTGTGGGAGGCCCAGCAGCAGCTGAACACTTCCCGCACCCGCACCGGCAAAATCCGGGCCTTGCAGGAAAGCGCTGCACTATTCAGCTTTTTGCAGGCAAACGGCATCCAATCTATGCAGCAGCTCCATGAAAAAATCGCTGATATGAACATCCGTTACTATGACCTGCGGGGAAAGATCGTCAAGGCAGAACGCCGGATCGCCGCTCTTACCGAGCGCGGGGAGATGTGGGAACAGTACAATCAGTACAAGTCCATCCACAAACAGCTTGCCAAAGTAAAGCCGGAAAAGCGGGAACAGTTTGAGCAGCGCCACAGCAGGGAACTGATCCTGTATGACGCAGCAGCCCGGTATCTGAAAGAATTGAAAGACAGCGGTGAGGCAATTACCCCGAAGGCATGGCAGCGGGAAATCGACCAGCTGACCGCCGGAAAGCAGACGGACACGCTTTCCATGAAATCCATGCGGGAGGATTTGAAAGCAGTGGAACGGCTCCGCAAAACCGCCGATCAGCTGTCCCGACAGGAAAGGGATAAGTCTCACGACCGTGGGCCGGAGCGGTAA
- a CDS encoding DUF3847 domain-containing protein: protein MNEQNTAQTKSEEQEEVLKEIRQLENRKKILENKQRNEERRVRTRRLIERGAILEGIFPLAPNLSGAEVKAFLIALSHLPGAAELTANLSKSGDTP, encoded by the coding sequence ATGAACGAACAGAATACAGCCCAAACAAAAAGTGAGGAACAAGAGGAAGTTCTGAAGGAGATTCGGCAGCTTGAAAACCGAAAGAAGATTTTGGAGAACAAGCAGCGAAACGAAGAACGCAGGGTTCGCACCCGCCGCCTGATTGAGCGCGGAGCCATTTTGGAGGGGATTTTTCCGCTGGCTCCCAACCTTTCCGGCGCAGAGGTCAAAGCATTTTTGATTGCCCTGTCCCATCTTCCGGGGGCTGCGGAATTGACTGCAAACCTGTCAAAATCCGGGGATACGCCATAA
- a CDS encoding RNA polymerase sigma factor has protein sequence MQTINLKQYYPFCKEDIFVEVSDEIVEAFLLDKRAEAARERKMFRYKAFYSLDCNDGIENAAIGWAQPSPEDHLIEKEELAEYEELIRRLYEAISSLPPMQARRVHARYMLGMKVKDIAAMEGITPSQAGKSIHAALRRLRRYFVRQKWTVNL, from the coding sequence ATGCAGACCATCAATCTCAAACAATATTATCCATTTTGCAAAGAGGACATTTTTGTGGAGGTGTCCGATGAGATCGTCGAAGCGTTTCTTCTGGATAAGAGAGCCGAGGCCGCCAGAGAGCGCAAGATGTTCCGGTATAAGGCGTTTTATTCCCTCGATTGTAACGACGGAATCGAAAATGCCGCAATCGGCTGGGCACAGCCATCGCCGGAGGATCATCTGATAGAAAAAGAAGAATTAGCCGAATACGAAGAACTGATACGGCGATTGTATGAAGCCATTTCTTCCCTGCCGCCTATGCAGGCCCGCCGTGTCCACGCCCGCTATATGCTGGGTATGAAAGTGAAAGATATTGCCGCAATGGAGGGTATCACGCCATCACAGGCGGGAAAATCCATCCATGCCGCACTGCGGAGGCTGCGCCGGTACTTTGTGCGTCAGAAATGGACGGTCAATCTATGA
- a CDS encoding sigma-24 (feci) has product MKTINLRWMYPHYRHDEFVDVTDEVWAAMYQAQREMENYERRKVYHRAYYSLDAYSWLENYALEHSRSPEDILLEREEMTTRLHLIAALLVALTHATPTQARRVHAYYIAGIKQPEISRREGVHSSKVSVSIRRGLRNMRRCYDDLFQTE; this is encoded by the coding sequence ATGAAAACAATCAATCTGCGGTGGATGTATCCCCACTACCGGCATGACGAGTTTGTGGATGTTACGGACGAGGTATGGGCAGCGATGTATCAGGCCCAGCGGGAGATGGAGAACTATGAGCGTCGGAAAGTCTACCACCGCGCCTACTACTCTCTGGACGCATACAGCTGGCTGGAAAATTACGCACTGGAACACAGCAGATCGCCGGAAGATATTTTGCTGGAACGAGAAGAAATGACCACCCGCCTGCACCTGATAGCAGCTCTGCTGGTGGCTCTGACTCATGCCACTCCGACACAGGCCCGCCGTGTTCACGCCTACTACATTGCCGGTATCAAGCAGCCGGAAATCTCCCGGAGAGAGGGCGTCCACAGCAGCAAGGTCAGCGTTTCCATCCGTCGGGGTCTGCGGAATATGCGCCGCTGCTATGATGACCTTTTTCAAACAGAGTGA
- a CDS encoding RNA polymerase sigma factor, with amino-acid sequence MEVTINYNGQVVAVEVTLEVYEFLDRADHKTENLFHEQRRHWDGREFDEYIITTEGVGAYGETPEEYLCRMETLHELMAVLDTCTEAQRRRFLLYALDGLSLAEIGVLCGCSKVAVYQSVEAVRKKFINFFENRLNE; translated from the coding sequence ATGGAAGTTACCATCAATTATAACGGACAAGTTGTGGCCGTGGAGGTCACGCTGGAAGTCTATGAATTTCTTGACCGGGCCGATCACAAAACGGAGAACCTGTTTCATGAACAGCGGCGGCATTGGGATGGCCGGGAGTTTGACGAGTACATCATTACCACCGAGGGTGTAGGAGCCTACGGTGAAACGCCGGAAGAATACCTTTGCCGCATGGAAACGCTGCATGAGCTGATGGCGGTTCTGGACACCTGTACCGAGGCTCAGCGCCGCCGGTTCCTGCTCTATGCGCTTGACGGGCTGAGCCTTGCAGAGATCGGTGTGCTGTGCGGCTGCTCCAAAGTGGCTGTGTATCAAAGTGTGGAGGCGGTCAGAAAAAAATTTATAAATTTCTTTGAGAACAGGCTTAACGAATGA
- a CDS encoding ABC transporter permease, whose product MWDLLKAELLKLRRCQILWVGLVALALCPLVQYGSQLIVEAEYRNPNYDFSTLFENVVWGNTQMFFPISLVMIGSWLIDRESTHDTLKNIMTIPVSMPKMLGAKLFWVGIFAVLLGIYSVGVTLITGLTVGLSGLTVEVFFHGGTQIVLAALTTYLVCMPLILIFGQIRGAYLGGSILAFFLGYSMLFFKGGILASIYPFSAALILVGFDMSGYAGTTTAPNPLLAVIGVGIMVLWAVLLLLMSSNKKEIKSRKQANSKGKGKRAVRRKGR is encoded by the coding sequence TGGGATTTATTAAAAGCAGAATTGCTCAAGCTACGCCGGTGCCAAATACTTTGGGTGGGGCTGGTGGCGCTTGCACTCTGTCCGTTGGTGCAATATGGGAGCCAGCTGATTGTGGAGGCGGAGTACCGAAATCCAAACTATGATTTTTCCACTCTGTTTGAGAATGTTGTCTGGGGCAATACGCAGATGTTTTTTCCGATTTCACTGGTGATGATTGGCAGCTGGCTGATTGACAGAGAATCCACCCATGATACGCTGAAAAACATCATGACAATTCCTGTTTCCATGCCGAAAATGCTGGGAGCTAAGCTCTTTTGGGTCGGGATTTTTGCAGTCCTGCTGGGAATATACAGCGTTGGCGTTACCTTGATTACTGGATTGACGGTTGGATTATCGGGACTGACAGTGGAAGTGTTTTTTCATGGAGGTACACAGATCGTGTTGGCAGCTCTGACGACCTATTTGGTCTGTATGCCGCTGATCTTGATTTTTGGGCAGATCCGAGGGGCATATCTGGGAGGTTCCATTCTGGCGTTTTTCCTTGGATATAGCATGCTGTTCTTCAAAGGCGGTATCCTTGCCAGCATCTATCCGTTTTCTGCTGCGCTGATTTTAGTGGGCTTTGACATGAGTGGATATGCCGGAACAACCACAGCCCCGAATCCTTTGCTGGCAGTCATTGGGGTTGGCATCATGGTTCTCTGGGCGGTGCTGTTGTTACTGATGTCCAGTAACAAAAAAGAAATAAAATCCCGTAAACAGGCAAATTCCAAGGGAAAAGGAAAGCGTGCTGTACGCAGGAAAGGAAGGTGA